The Ailuropoda melanoleuca isolate Jingjing chromosome 4, ASM200744v2, whole genome shotgun sequence region agaaatatttcacaatatatacaaataccaagccattatgttgtacacctgaaactaatgttacatgtcaattatatctcaataaaaatagagaaaataaaatggtaaaacttataaaagacattaaaaattacaGGAAATTAAGAGACAATATCAAGAaaaccaaaagctagttctttgaaatgaTTAATGGATTGGTAAATGTCTAGTCAATCTAagtgagaaaagaagggagacagagattactaatatcaggaataaaggaggtgaaaatgaaaaaacatttgcTAAAACCCAACACACACTTATGGTAGACTATCTGACAAGAGTCCCCAACAATTTCAGCGATCACTCTGCAAATAACAGAGCATAGCAAGTTTGAAGGATGCAGAAGTCAACTGCTTTCCTACAGACCCACACAAATGTAGTcagctgatctttgacaaaggacaAAAAGgcaattcagagagaaaaagtcttttttaaaaaagattttatttgagagaagagctcatgcatgagcaggggtaagggcagaaggagagacagaatctgaagcagactctgtaccgagtgtggagcccgacatggggatcaatcccatgaccccgagaccatgacctgagcagaaattaagagtcagacacttaactgactgagccacccaggcgccctgagaaaaAGTCTTTTAAACAAACAGTGCTAGGAAGagtggatatccacatgcaaaagataaaccaaaaaaacaaaaaataaatttagacacTAACCTTACACCTCTCCCAAAACTTAACCAAAAATATATCGTAAATCTAAAGGTTAAAAACTCCtaaaagataacataggagatGATCCTGGGTTAATTGATGAATTTTAAGATAACAACACCAAAAGCAAGatccatggaagaaaaaaatgagaagctttatttcataaaataaaaaccctgtTCTGCAAAAGAGAGTGGTAAGAAAATGAATAgtcacagggcgcctgggtggctcagttaagcatctgccttcggctcaggtcatgatccagggtcctgggatcgagctctgtgtcggggtccctgctcagtggggagcctgcttctccctcttcctctgctgctccccctgcttgtgcgctctcactcttgctctatctcaaataaataaatcttaaaaaaacaaagaaaatgaacagtcacagggagaaaatctttgtagAACAGTTATCTGATAAAGGACACCCAAAATGgccaaagaattcttaaaactaagacaaacaatccaattaaaaatgggtaaatgatCTGAACACACATCACCAAAGATAATACAGAttgcaaataagcatatgaaaagaagtTTAACTTCAAATATCATTAGGGAATGATAAACAGAACATAAATGGATATCACTAGACACTTATTACAATGTATACAATTCAGAACACCAAATACCGGTGAAGATGTAAACTGACAAGAATCCTCActcactgctggtaggaatggaaAATGCTATGCctactttggaagacaggcaGTTTCTTAtcaaactaaacatactcttaccagaGGATCTAGTGatcatactccttggtatttatttaCCCAAACGAACTGAAACTTTGTACTCACACAGAAACATGCAAAATGAGCCAGGAGTTTAGCAAGATATCCTTCAATAGCAGAACAAATAAACCACCTGTGGTATATGCATATGATAAATCTTGcttagtgataaaaagaaataaaggataaagCCAACAGAAGACAAGGAAGAAACTTTAAAGTATGTTACGTGAAAGAAGACACTCTGACAAGGCTAACTACACTGTTTTCAggtatatgacattctggaagagaCAAAACTATGAGCCAGTAAAAAGATCTTTTGGTGAAAGATTGGGGTGTTGGAGGGAAggctgattaaataaataaaccagtggAGCACAAGATATTTTTAGGAAAGAGAGACTATTCTATAGGATATAGAAATGATGGacacgggtgcctgggtggagcagttggttaagcaaccaactcttagtttcggctcaggtcgtgatctcaaggtcctgggatggagccccacatcgtgctccacgctcagcacggagtcagcttgagattctctctccctcacccttaaCCCTCCTCCCCCCGCACAggcacactctctgtctctccaaaataaacaaatctttaaaaaaaagaagaaaagaaagaaagagagaaagagagaaaggaaggaaggaaggacggacacGTGTCATTATAGTTTTGCCAAAACCCACTGATTGTACATAACACAAAACATCTATGTTCATATAAACAGTAGACTTTAATGCATGACTACTGGtccatcaattgtaacaaatataccacagtAACAGGAGATATAAAAAATATTGCAAACTGTGGATACAGAGGGGTCAagtgggaactctgtactttgtgattaatttttctgtaaaatgaaatgctCTAACAAAAACCTGAACTCtcatcatttcatattttaaaattttttctgaagCCCACTAGTTTCTTATGAACTATAATCCTTAGCATGCaattaatataaaagaaacaaacttatatatagtatattttactACTTAATAGTGTTTTCAACTTCTGctactttaaatgtaattttaaattaatttaaacttttctacataggaaatcattctaaaatttatttctttaagcacTAACGGGTATGAAACTGCAacccataaaaaatgaaaaatttcaattcTCTAAAAGGACAAGGGACATCGTAGTTTGTCCCTCCACTATATTTCACACTAAGGACATTGTCAGGAATGACTAGCATGTTGCGCTGCATTAGGGGGTTGCATTTAAACCCTGAAACCTACTAGGATTTGTAAAGACTTACATAAGCTTGGGTAGTTTTTCTGACAtcaattaaaacagaaattcatttgcctttaaaaatagtaTAGCCTTTTAAATGTCAAAGTTCCCTGGAGACAGGcacatatatgaaaaatgaggGGTGCCCagcaggctcagtcagtagaacatgtgactcttgatctaggggctgtaagttcgagtcccacgttgggtgtagagatttcttaaaaataaaatctttatattaaaaaataataaaaataaaagcgaAAAATGTGCCTGAGAACATCAGTATGCCCATCTCACAGGTTGAGATTGTTGcctaaaaggaataaaaattgttGGGTTTCAAGATTTTCTTGCCTCACACATTTTTCTCAATCAACCTACATTTTCAAagcccaagaaataaaaaatcttaccCATTCAGACAGGAAATAAAACTGCAAACTACTAAGGGAAACTAGAGTGAAAggactggaatattattcaatagGTAAAAAAGAATGCcaagcaaagaaatgcaaacattcaAATCAGCTCAGAGAAGCAGCCTGCTTACTCTGAGTTGAGAAGGAAAACCCATATTCAGAAATTAAACACACTTCCAAGCTGGGCTCTAGACATTCCCAGTTGAGACAGCGTCTCCACAGTGGGTCAGCCCCTGGTGAAGGGGGGACACCTGATGAGCTGCAGGAATGAACTCTGGGAGCCCGGCACTCCCTCTCTCCTGGCAGCTTACAGAACTCCCTCCCCCAGGGTTTCCAATATTACAAATGAGGATACTCTCAGGCAGATTCAGTTTAAGGTTGTGACCCAAATGAACTCCCAAATTCATAAACGTTTTGTCCAGGAGACAGAACTCCAGACTTTCACAGAGTTTCTCAATACCCAAATTACACCGTGAGTGCACCATTATCATAGACGCAAAACCCAAACATGCAAAAACATCGAGGCCTAAGAAAACTCCCTTTGCCTTTGCCAGCTCAAAGCTGCCCTTAGCGTGGAGTCACTGGCCTCAGGCTTCTGCTCCCCAGTCACAGTGCTCTGGACCACCACTGATCATTTAAATGACATAAACCCAGTGGTTCAAGAATCCCGCAAAATCACAGACACCCAATGTTTATGtgtaaaggaggaaagaaaattttaaggaattttaccAGTTCAACAAGAAAACCAACTTTCTACTATCAGAAAATGAAGATGTCAAttatttccaagaaaagaaattgaTTCGTAAACAACTGTGTTGCAATACATGTCTAGGCCCTGATATGCCCTTTAAAATCATCTGAAAGGAAGAACATATCTCAGAACATTACTATACCCacttagaagaaaaaagggaacaaatTTTAACaatggaaagtaattttttttctgaaattcactGTTTTAGAAATACTTTATACTGTTTCCCCAGCTAAGtctcaagtgaataaatcttTCCAGAGTGACAAATGCAAGGAGGGGCAGTGCTGAGAGGACAGATAACCCAGGAAAGTTTTAAAGAACCTCCACTCAAAGGACTTCCCATAGGACGTCTGTGTCCAGGAAAGATCCTGGGGTGAGCAGCACAAGGATTTCATAAAACAGTTCCAGGTGGttattctctgctttcttctcaggTAAAATACCCacaaaaataagtctttaaaaagagcCCTTCATGGCTCTGTGGATAAACGATAAAATACTGCGTATTTGAAATGCATCATGGAGAACAAATAGTTAATAATGATGTTATGAACTGGAGAGGAAAGATGGCGTTTCCAAATGCAGGGAAAGATCTGGAAATTTAGGCATTTATTGCCAGTCCTATAAAGAGCTAGGCTGGGGGCCACAGGGTCGTGGCTTTGAGATCCTACTCCCTAAACGTTTGGAAAAGTGAAGGGAAACCGGGTCCCCCCTGGGAGAGGTTGGGGACCCCACAGACCACAGCACCTCCCGCACACGAACCCGGGAGACCGAGGCATGACTGTCTCCTGATGACCCTCCCCGTGGTCATCGCCCAGCTTAAGGGAGACGCGGCCGCGCAGTGACGGGAAAGGACGTGGGGGTCCCAGCAGCCACCCCGGCCCCGCGCCGCGTGCCGCGCCACCGGCGGCCTCGGGTCCCCAGACTCCGGAGTTCACCGCGGGGAGGCCAGGTCCCGCCACGGCCGGTTCCAGCCGGTCCCACCACCCCCCTTGCCCGATTCCCGGCCCCGCACACTCACCATTGCTGGCTTTCTGGGGTACCGGGTCGACCACCATACGATTGCCGCGGCCAGCGGAGGTCACGGTCACAGAGGATGTGGCGGAAGCTCCCGAAGCCTTTCAGGACAGCGAGAGGTGATGCGAGCCTCAGACGGACAGCAGCGACGGCACACAGTCCCCGCCGTCCACAGCGCCGCCCGCACGTATGGTTCAGGCGACTCTCCTGATTGGACCGTTCACAAGGCCCCGCCCTCGCCCGCCTGAGTGACAGCGGGCCGGAGGTCACGTCTTTGAGCCGACCTTGCATGGGCAGTGGGCTGCAACCTGTTCTCTCCGAAGACATTGCTTTGAACCGCAAGGCCGCCAGGCCACTCACGGAGCCGTGACCCTTCACAAACATGGACAAAAGTGACCTCACCATAGGTCTGGTTCCATTTTGATCTTTGACCATCGTCCGGCAGGGAGTCGTCTGCCCaccacgcccccccccccgccctcatTTATATTTGAAGAATCTCAAAGTGTTAGACCACTTAGCTGGGTGGGAGCCTTGAACCCCACAGTCCTAGACCAGGCCCGAAGCCTCAGGTGCTCGCACGTGAGACACACAATCACTAAGGCAAAAAAACCAACGGAAAACCTTTCAGTATAATTCCGTTCATACTTACCTGTTCAAAGGTTGAAGGAGGAAAACTGAAAGAACACTGCTTAGGGGAAGATAATAGCTGGTAAAGGTGTCAAGGATAAACAAAGCATCAGGACAGTGGTCATCTATGGGGCAGGACAGAGGTGAGCCAGGCAAGGGAACATGAGGAGACTCTCACTACTGCCCACAGTTAGGAATCTTGATGATGACCTCAAGGATATGTATGTTATTAGCAAATCCTACCTCAAAACATTTTGTAATTCTTTCCTcaatatatttaatgataaaaatcttaagaaattctGTTTGAAAAGAACATAATTTGTATAGGTTCTGTAATTTGGCAATCCGAGTTTTCACTCACGGTTTTGGTGgcaaaaatggttaaaatccaACTGTCTATTTAGAAAGAATTGCTTGCATATACTTATCATCATACCtactattctttttcttaaacaaagGGTGGCATGTATTGATATGTAAAGATCTGGAGTATTTATTAACAGAATAGTTAAGCAAAGTGTATTGCAATATATATACCATGTTACCCCTTCTATAACTGTTATGGTGTCACCTGCAGAGTCAGGTGGGTCCCCACTCTAGGTTTGGTTGACAACATATCCCttccaggaaaaaacaaaaaggttaaTTACTTTGATAATGGGAGTTTTCCAGGGAGGGCAGGCCTCCCAAGCAGGTTGGAAATGCCTTGAAAGAGCAAggaaagggggctcctgggtggcacagtcagttaagcaactgactcttggtttcagctcagagtcataagatcgagccccgtgtggggttCTGCACTCAACATAGagtttgcttaagactctccttctccttctcctcctccctgcaaaataaataaatagataaaatctttaaagaaagaaaaagaaaagaaagagcaaggaaagGAGCCCAGCCTAGGTTGAAGTTCAGGGGTTGTCTACAGTGAGTTTGGGCACAAGGGCAGGGGCTTCCCGAGAATCTCTTGCCGGCACCAACGCAGTGAGCAGCCAGGCTTTCTTGTCACCTTGTTCAGATGCAGGGCacaaggagaaggagcaggaatgAGACTTTTAAAGCTGTCTGccaacaaacattaaaaaatagagacCTCTGGTTTGTCATCTGGCATGTAAGGAACTTAGAGGTGACATTCCTATCCTCACTAGGAAAAAAGCTAACAAACTTAAAATCAACACCACAGAACTATGAAAGCATTAATCACTGGGCAAATGGCTGTGTgcagaattggaaagaaagacagaaatatagCCATTTTAACATATGCCCATATCATTCTCTTTAACAAGGCCTGTCCTTAATATAATCTGCTTTTCAAGAGCCTAACTAACTGGGATTTTACCAGAACCTACCTGTCACAGcgtgggtggggaggtggggggatgaaATAGCCAACCTGAGTCCCATTTAGCTTTCCTACCTGACCTAAGTTGAGGGGGCGGGACTTAGAAATACTTGCAAGGttgaaaggttttttgttttgtttttttcttactcctGAGAGCAAATACATGGTGTGTTTCCCAACACCAGTTCTCCAGCTCTCCAACACTAAGGGTGAGAGTGGCCTACAattctatttaattctttttttttctttttttaagattttatttgtcagagagaacacGTGCATGAGCAAaagcaagggggagcagcaggcagagggagaagctccctgctgagcaaggagcccgatgaggggctccatcccgggaccctgggatcatgatccaagccgaaggcagatgcttaaccaactgagcctctgAGGCGTCCCAACGATTCTATTTAATTCTAATATGAAATACAGTTACCATCATATTCCACAGTttaagggctcaatcccacaaaaCTGCCCTACGTCAGATGCCTgccacaaatggggggaggggtggctacACACATTTCTGCATGGCCAACTACAAATTCAAAGGTTCCCTGGATCGTGTTTGTTAGTTTGACAGAAgcactattagaactaataaaatgcttattattgatttattataaaagacACAGGTCAGAAACCGCTAAATGGAAGGGGCATACAGGGCAAAGTATGTGCGGGAGGTAGGGAACTTCCATGCCTTCTCCAGATACAACACACTTCCAGCACATCGATGTCTTAGAATCTCTCTGAATCCTGAGGTTTAGGGGGTTTTATGGAATTTCTTTACATAGGCATGAATGACTAAATCATTGGCAATTGGCAAATAACCCCATCTCCAaatccttcctccccactccccggAGGTTGGGAGCTGGGCTAAAAGTTCTAAGCCTCCAATCCAAGTTTGGTCTTCCTGGAGACAAActcccatcctgaagctatctaggCGCCAGCAAACAATTGCCTCATTAGAACATAAGAAACTCCTGTCACCCTTATCACTCAGAAAGTCCAAGAGCTTCAGGAAGTCTTGGCTGGGAACCATGGAAAAGGCCAAATATCTTTCCTATTACACCAAAGAAGGTCACAGCCCAAGGACACATGCTCATTAAAATGCTAAAACCAGATCATATGATACAGAACACTCACTCTCTACCCACAACATTCCACCACATCAGGAAGGCTCCTATTTGAAATAAACCGAAAGAACTATACGTTTCAGAACTTATTTAAGAAGCCTCCATAAACCCTAAAGACATCATGGGTGACAAAAGCAAGGACATCTGAGAATATTTTAGCCTCCAACAGCCACAACAGATAGTAAACACAGCCTAAACCCAACTCAGATAAACATGAACCCTCACACTAAAGGTCTATTTACCCCAGTTCCTTTTTCACAATCCCATCATGTCCAGCATTcaacaaaaagttaaaaggaatACTGACTTAAGAAGTacattttcaggggtgcctgggtggcacagcggttaagcgtctgccttcggctcagggcgtgatcccggcgttgtgggatcgagccccacatcaggctcctccgctatgagcctgcttcttcctctcccactccccctgcttgtgttccctctctcgctggctgtctctatctctgtcaaataaataaaatcgttaaaaaaaaaaaaagaagtacattttCAGGAAATAGGACAAGCAAAAGAACTTGGTTCAGATGTAGCAATATGTTACAATTATCAGACCATAAATGTAAAGCAACCATGATTAATATGCTTGTGATCTATGGAAATAGTGGATAAAATGCAAGAATAAATAACTAATGTAAGAAGAGGCAGAAACTCTAGGAATCcaaaggaaaatacaagaaataaaaaaacccaaaagaatagaatagaaatgaATTCCCCTGGGGGGGCTCATCGATACAGCAGAAATGTATGAGGACTCAGTGAGCTCAAGAAGATGTCAATAGGGTCCTtgacactgaaataaaaagaatatagaacAGAAATCCAAGAACGTTGGGAAAATTACAGAAGATCTACACATAATGAGAATACATGAAGAAGGAGCAAACAAGCGAAGCAATAATGGATGAGATTGTCCCCAAATTAATAATAGACACCAAACTACAGATCTAGGAAACTCAGAgatcaccaaagaagataaaaaacaaaacaaaaaagaacaacaacaacaacaacaacaaaaaaacctaaaaatgtgcaccttgaaatacatatttaaacttgaaaaaaacaaagagaaaaccttgAAAGAAGCTAGGGGGAAGAAAACCTTAATTATAGAGAAACAGATAAGAATTAAGTTGGACTTATTTTCAGAAGCTATGTACACAGGAAGAAAGTTTTGTGAAATAAAGCATTGaaagagagggacacctgggtggctcagttggttaagtgtgtgccttcggctcagatcatgatcacagggtcctgggatcaagacccacatcaagcccctcatcaagccctgaatcgggctccctgctcagcagggagcctgcttctccctctccctctgcctgctgctccccctgtttgtgctctctctctgtatgcgtcaaataaataaaatcttttttaaaaataaaataaaaaagaactgaaggagaaatagatgaatccactcatagttggagactttaacaTACTCCACCAGTAATTAAGAGTTCCAGCAAGAAGAAAATCAGGAAGAACACAGTTGAATTAAATAGTGCCATCAAACAAGGGGATGTAATTGAAACCCATGCAACACTTCATTCAAACACAGCAGAATATAgattcttctcaagttcacatgaAACATCcaccaaaatagaccatattctgggacaTAAAACAcagcttaaaaattttaaagaaaagaaatcatacaaaatatgctTGTAAGCACAATAGTATTGatctagaaatcaataatagataGTCGGAAAACCCCCAAATACTTCGAGGTTAAATAAAACACTTCTAAATTAAATATGGGTCAATAAAAGAATGATGTCACAAAGAAGATGGAATAAGACTTTTCTACTAAAATCTCCTCACGGTGTACCAGCTTTGACAGCCACCCAAGGATGAGAAATCCTTTTTGCAAAGTCCAGGGAATTTCGAGCACACCACTGGAGCAAATAAACTGAGAGGAGACAGACTACAGATAGTAAGAAGAACAGTTTCACTTTACCTGCATCACCCCTCCCTCAAAGCAGCCCACCTCATGGTCAAGAACCCCTCAGTTTGGCCTGGGATCCCTTccatagggaaagagagagcaaagtgAGCACTGGCTTCGGTGGTATAGGACACTGCATGAGAGAGCCATTGCTTTCTTCTTGAAGAATATGTaggcaaggggtgcctggggtggctcagtcagttaagcatcagccttcagctcaggccatgatcccagggtgctgggatcaagccctgcatcgggctccctgctcagtggggagtttgtttctccctattcctctgcttgtgtgctcgcttgctctctctctcaaaaaaataaaaatatttaaaaaaaaagaatacgtaGGGGATCAGGATGGATAAGTGGCTGGAAGGCTGATATCGGCAAATCTGTAGGACTTATACCATCCAAgacttggaaattttttaaagggcTGCAGAACTTACTGTCTGCTACAGACACCATCAGGAGGCTCACATACCAGCTGCCGGGGACATTTCCAGCTGGCGTATGGGTGTGCCTGCTGCGCCACGTGCCTCAGCCCTCACCCTGGGTCCAGCTCCCTGCATACCGAAACGATGAGCACAAGCTGGTTATCTTCCAAACATGTACCTTCAACCAGTCTGACTTGGTGGAATTGGGAGAAGGCACAGACACTTGAGTATTTCAGGGGACAACCTTAGGGAAAACAAATGAGAAGCTCTCAGCACCCAACTTGGCtttgaaagagcaagagaaggcaTATAGCCTCAAGAATTTCCCCCAAAGACCCAAAAGAGGCATGATGTGGGTGTGTCCATAGAAAAAGTTTGAGACAGCCTTAGAATATCTAGTTGGGCTGACTGGTGAAGGCCTTTCTCTCCCAAAGTCAGTCAGTAAATACTATGAGTGCTGACCGTTTCCTCAAATGCAAAGACAGCAACACAAGACTTCAAGAAACgcaaaacaacaaggaaaaatgaTACCACAAAGGAATACAATAATTTTTCAGCGACCAATCCCACAGAAACGGAGATCGACAAATTGTCAGAGAGCTCATAATAATTAAGGAAGATCAATGAGCTTCATGACAGCACAGATAGTCAACTTAATGAAATTGGGAAAACAATACGAGAGAAAAATGAGTTCAACAGAtagat contains the following coding sequences:
- the LOC117801854 gene encoding uncharacterized protein LOC117801854, with the translated sequence MHIFLTCVCPCNELLDSHFLLFADSLSLPPSLNCAPNLEAPHSGADFRFESHKPLPGCRTFALPHPQPQQNPEQGHGSVSGLAALRFKAMSSERTGCSPLPMQGRLKDVTSGPLSLRRARAGPCERSNQESRLNHTCGRRCGRRGLCAVAAVRLRLASPLAVLKGFGSFRHILCDRDLRWPRQSYGGRPGTPESQQWPPGLSCLVMGLEEQASSSCVLFIKTSCRFDPVHHGVLS